The following proteins come from a genomic window of Pyxidicoccus sp. MSG2:
- a CDS encoding PilZ domain-containing protein, with product MQADTLDEMGGRESVLGYRMGTELTAVASFGNRHAPGRLVQLSLEHLTLQLASQPALAPGQAVSVVLGHGERWATALDAEVMDVRGTPEVGLRFVAPPLAAGRRIVSVLEALRDNGLLLPPETRPVWRESIDHPDRVARICDALAARQARGVARLPDGRQQTVTAVFFDVHEGQMGWRFDGPAPAAPFVLEAFGYSSVVHVEVREARETAGLVVVPAPKELVRYRHRWLRRATPSSPCTLSFDHSLWPQVHVRRPVLDLSYEGLAFITEPGEDLLYPGLRQSVLEVSMEGLPPVRLRAEVRNISSTSTGRRCGMSVRPLDGAGARAWRALVEAQMHPTTKVEGDWSDATWSLFERSGYFRLPGKSPEDFEDLRPTFDATQARLEGRTHLGYRVVRPAGDALEATVSVSKPYESSWMAHQLARQQVPGTRASAREALRDIYLRGYEPTQVDPDVKWFFAFCEANVRWVRFTKFDFATWYEHTGQTCLVPFRLMEGEVERPWEVPVGIDVGSPTAEERTRFFEQVSSTRPVAYREALDLVPERFDLAGPREKWGEAGLGRERELFVARHGGKPVALAVVESAEPGLNLFNVLDGVRLVPLIDDTLPEAQDAMLALLARAADWYRARGRKVFVHYVESECVVYVERAALADLGEGKLWVISASLLPEFLEHLHESTTPRGG from the coding sequence GCAGCTCGCCTCGCAGCCGGCGCTGGCGCCGGGGCAGGCCGTGTCGGTGGTGCTCGGGCACGGCGAGCGTTGGGCCACGGCGCTGGACGCCGAGGTCATGGACGTGCGCGGCACGCCCGAGGTGGGCCTGCGCTTCGTCGCGCCGCCGCTGGCCGCGGGCCGCCGCATCGTCTCCGTGCTGGAGGCGCTGCGCGACAACGGCCTGCTGCTGCCGCCGGAGACGCGGCCGGTGTGGCGCGAGAGCATCGACCATCCGGACCGCGTGGCGCGCATCTGCGACGCGCTCGCGGCGCGGCAGGCGCGCGGCGTGGCGCGGCTGCCGGACGGGCGCCAGCAGACGGTGACGGCGGTCTTCTTCGACGTGCACGAGGGCCAGATGGGCTGGCGCTTCGACGGCCCGGCTCCCGCCGCTCCCTTCGTGCTGGAGGCCTTCGGCTACAGCAGCGTGGTTCACGTGGAGGTGCGCGAGGCGCGTGAGACGGCGGGCCTGGTGGTGGTGCCGGCGCCGAAGGAATTGGTGCGCTACCGCCACCGCTGGCTGCGCCGCGCCACGCCGAGCAGCCCGTGCACGCTGTCGTTCGACCACTCGCTGTGGCCGCAGGTGCACGTGCGCCGCCCGGTGCTGGACCTCTCCTATGAGGGCCTCGCCTTCATCACCGAGCCGGGCGAGGACCTGCTGTACCCGGGCCTGCGCCAGTCGGTGCTCGAGGTCTCCATGGAGGGTCTGCCGCCCGTGCGCCTGCGCGCCGAGGTGCGCAACATCTCCAGCACGTCCACCGGCCGCCGCTGCGGCATGTCCGTGCGTCCGCTGGACGGGGCGGGCGCCCGCGCCTGGCGCGCGCTGGTGGAGGCGCAGATGCACCCCACCACGAAGGTGGAGGGCGACTGGAGCGACGCCACGTGGAGCCTCTTCGAGCGCTCCGGCTACTTCCGGCTGCCGGGCAAGTCGCCCGAGGACTTCGAGGACCTGCGCCCCACGTTCGACGCGACGCAGGCCCGGCTGGAGGGCCGCACGCACCTGGGCTACCGCGTGGTGCGCCCGGCCGGCGACGCGCTGGAAGCCACGGTGTCGGTGTCCAAGCCGTATGAAAGCAGTTGGATGGCGCACCAGCTCGCGCGGCAGCAGGTGCCGGGCACCCGCGCCTCCGCGCGTGAAGCGCTGCGCGACATCTACCTGCGCGGCTACGAGCCCACGCAGGTGGACCCGGACGTGAAGTGGTTCTTCGCCTTCTGCGAGGCGAACGTGCGGTGGGTGCGCTTCACCAAGTTCGACTTCGCCACCTGGTACGAGCACACCGGCCAGACGTGCCTCGTGCCCTTCCGCCTCATGGAGGGCGAGGTGGAGCGGCCCTGGGAAGTGCCCGTGGGCATCGACGTGGGCTCGCCCACCGCCGAGGAGCGCACGCGCTTCTTCGAGCAGGTATCGAGCACGCGCCCGGTGGCCTACCGCGAGGCCCTGGACCTGGTGCCGGAGCGCTTCGACCTGGCGGGCCCGCGCGAGAAGTGGGGCGAGGCGGGCCTGGGCCGTGAGCGCGAGCTGTTCGTGGCGCGGCATGGCGGCAAGCCGGTGGCGCTGGCGGTGGTGGAGTCCGCGGAGCCGGGGCTCAACCTCTTCAACGTGCTGGACGGCGTGCGGCTGGTGCCGCTCATCGACGACACGCTGCCCGAGGCGCAGGACGCCATGCTGGCGCTGCTGGCGCGCGCGGCGGACTGGTACCGCGCGCGGGGCCGCAAGGTGTTCGTGCACTACGTGGAGTCGGAGTGCGTGGTGTACGTCGAGCGCGCCGCGCTGGCAGACCTGGGCGAGGGCAAGCTGTGGGTCATCTCCGCCAGCCTGCTGCCCGAGTTCCTCGAGCACCTGCACGAGTCCACCACGCCTCGCGGGGGCTGA